The genome window GCCACCACCCCGCCCACGTCCGGCACGGTCACTACGCCCGGCACCGGAACGACGACAACACCCGGTACAAGTACAACAGCGACGCCCGGCACAACCGTTGTCTCATCGGTGACCTATATTGCTCAGAAAGATAACCTGAACCTGCTCGAGGCAGCTATTGTCCGCGCGGGTCTAACGGCTGATTTCAACAAAGAAGGTATTACGATTTTCGCGCCATCGGACGACGCGTTCAAAGCAGCCGGTTATGCGAATGAAGCAGCCGTTTCTGCTGCCCCGGCCGCCGATCTGCAACGGATTCTCCGCTACCACGTGGTGGGGTCACGCATTGACCAGTCCGCAATTCCGACGGGCGTCAACACGTCGTATCAAACATCTCTGGCCGATAATCAGATCTCCGTTTACAAAACCAGTGCCAGCGATATCAGTGTGAACCAGGCCAAAATCATTCAGGGTGACAACCCCACCACGGGCAGCGTTGTCCACATAATTAACCAGGTGCTTATGCCACCATCGGTCAATTTGATTGCCCTCGCCAAAACGAATACGAACCTGTCGTTCCTGGCTGCGGCCATAGACCGGGCGGGCTCGAGTGTACAGGATGTGTTGAACAAGAACACGCAAAATGGGTACACGCTCTTCGCACCGACTAATGATGCGTTTAAGGCAGCTGGTTACGCGGACGAAGCAGCCATCAAAGCAGCCGATCAGAAGAAACTATCCGACCTGTTGCTCTATCACGTGCTGACGTATCGTGCGTTTGCCCAGACCTTCCAAAATGGGGCTGACATTGTAACGGCACAGGGCACCAGCGTACGCATCAATTCCAGCAACGGAAAGGTCACGCTGTTGGGTAAAGGCAATGGCTCTACAGCAGCCAACGTCACCCAAGCCGACCAAGTGGCGTCCAATGGCATTATCCATGTCATTGACCGGGTGCTCCTAGCGCAATAAACCGTAATTTGCCAATAGTAAAAACGCCGGGTATCGTACCCGGCGTTTTTTTATGCACTCACCGACGATTTCCGGTATTCGGAGGGCGTCTTCTGCGCGTGTTGTTTAAAGAATGTCGTGAAATAGGCCGGTGAACTGAAACCGGTTTCGTAAGCGATTTCGGCCATTGGCTTCGTGGTTTCCCGCAACAGATTTTTTGCTTTTTTCAGGCGGATCTCGGCCAGGTAATCGATGACGTTCATGTCGAGCAGGGCCTGTACTTTCCGGTATAACTGCACGCGCGAAAGCCCCATCTCACGGCTTAATTTTTCGACGCCAAAGGCCGGGTCGGACAGGTTTTGTTCGATCAGAACGGTTAGTTCATTCAGGAACTTCTTGTCCTCCCGATTGCCCGCACTGGTCGTTGACAGAAAATCGGACGCATAGCGTCGTTGCCACTTTTCCCGATTGAGCAGGATGGTTCGGAGCGTTTCAAGCAGATACGTTGTATTGAATGGTTTCGTGATGTAAGCATCAGCACCGGCCCTTGTTCCTTCGATTCGTTGCTCCATCTGCCCCTTCGCAGTCAGCAGAATAATTGGAATGTGTGATGTGCGCAAGTCCGCTTTTACGCGCTGTGTAAGTTGCAGGCCGTCCATACCGGGCAGCATTACATCACTGATGATCAGATCCGGAATTAAATCAAGCGTTCGCTCCCATGCTTTTTCGCCGGTACTTTCCGCGATGATATCGAACTCCCCCCCCAACCGATCAACCAGAAAGGTCCGCAGATCATCGTTATCTTCGACGACAAGCAGCGTACCCGCCTGTCGGCCGGAAAGGGTGATCGGTTCTGTAACCTCATCGCTGTCGGCCATATCAGCTAGTGTCCGTTGCTGAGCCACCATGCTTTGCGTAATTGCGCCCCGACTGATGGGGCCATCCATTTCTTCCGGAGCAAGATGCCGGTTACCCAATGGTAATCGAATCGTGAAGGTGGTTCCTTTGCCCAGTTCGGATTGCACGCAGAGTTCCCCCTGATGAAGCTGAATAAACTCCATCGACAGAGCCAACCCCAACCCTTTTGACAGGTTGAACGGCTTCGTTCCGCTGTAGAACAGATCGAAGGCGTGCGTCTGCTCATCGGGCGTCATTCCATCGCCATTATCCTCCACCTGAATGCGAACCTGCTCATTCAACACATCGAGCCGCAGATGAATAAGTCCGCCTTTTGGTGTGTATTTGAAGGCATTTGACAGAAGATTGACGATCACTTTATCCAGTTTTTCAGTATCGAACCAGACCGGCAGGTTCGACTTAGCCGATATGAATTGAAGATCGATCCGTTGTTTCTCCGCTTTTTGCCTGAAATCATGCACAATGTCCTGAATGAACGCAATGATGTCCTGCTCCGACGTGTGCAGTCGTTGTTTTCCGGCATCGGTTTTTCGTAGGTCAAGCATCTGGTCGATCAGCCGCAGCAGCCGATACGCGTTCTTCTGAACCAGCGATAAGTTGCTTTTCAGATCGTGTGTGCTCACGTTTTTTTTGCTCAGCAGATCTTCCGTTGGCGTCAGAATCAGGCTGAGGGGCGTGTTGAACTCATGGGAGATGTAGGAGTAAAAGCGCAGTTTCTCTTCCGTGGCTAGTCGGGCCTGCTGCGAAACGGCTTCAATTTTATCCTTCTGATCAAGGATTTCCTGGTTTTGCTTTTCCAGCGTTTGATACGCCGTTTGTTTCGACCGAACCAAATAAAAAGCCCACCCCCCCAGCGAAATGACGACCAGTAAACTCACCAGTGTTAAGTAAAGCGTATTTTTCTGCGACGAATACGTTTGTGTCAGTTCATCGATACGCTGGCTCTGCTTTTCAATATCACGCTGCTGCTCGGTTAGTTTGTCAGTCTGGAGTTTCATGATCCTGACGTTCGATGAGTCGATCAGCGTTGTTGGTAATCGGTTTTCTCGCTTGAACGGCTGTTTTTTCAGAATAGCCACGGCGGTTCGGATGGCCTCTTTCCCACCGGTCGGGTACAGCACGGTAGCGTTCAAGATACCCTGATCGACAAGATCGATTCCTTCATTTTTGCCGGGCAACCCATCGACACCAATAATTTTCACCTGCCGGGCGAGTCCCAATTGTTGACAAACCTGGTAGGCTTTCAACGCTGTCCGGTCGTTCTGAGCAAAAATGAGTTGTATGGTTGGCTGCGATTTCAGCAAGCGGGTCAGCTTTTCGGCGAACGATTGTCGATCCCAGTCGCCTTCCAGTTTCGCGATCAGCCGAACACCGGGATGGCTCCCAATGGCTTCCATAAAACCACGATGCCGATCGATATCAGCCGACGAACCCGGCGATTCGCCAATCTCGACAATGTTGCCCAAACCGTTCAGCAATGCACTGGCCCGAACACCCGCAGTCCGACCCACCTCAACGTTATCAGCCCCAACGTAGGCCGTATATTGATCCGAAGCCGTACGCCGGTCGAGCACAATTACCGGCATTCCCTGCTGGTACGCTTTTTCGACAATGGGTGTGATGGGCTGGGCGGCATTGGGGGAGACAATCAGCAGATCGACACGCTGATCCATAAGCTCCTGAATCTGGCTGACCTGCCGGGCACTTTGTCCACCAGCATCCTTGACAATAAACTCGATTTCAGGCGTGAAAGCTAGCTCCTGATTCATGCTTTCCAGCATAGTTTTACGCCATGTATCGGACCCGGTACGCTGCGAAAAGCCAATTCGGTACGTCTTGTCCGGCGTACTTGATGTGCAGGACCCAGCCACTATTCCCAGCAAGATCAGTATAAACGCGAACGATCTATACGTACTTAAAAACGAGGAATGAAATAGTGGCTGTGAACAGACAGGGTTAGTCATTGAAAAGGAACAAATTTCCTGTATTGAACAAAGATAATGTTTACCAATTTCAATACAAAACGAATGAACAGCGGGGTTCTGGGACTTATGGCGACCTTAAGATATACCACTAAAGCCCTTAAACTACAAAAGCTCTCCCATTGCTGAGAAAGCTTTTGTAGACTGTAACTAGTGGAAAATTAGCCGAGGCCCTTCACCGGTAAGCACTTGTTACCTAAACGCCTGGATAACCCGGATTCTGTGGGCGCAGGTTTGGGTTGTTCAGCATTTCCTGTCTGCCCAGCGGGAACAGCAGGTGCTTTTCCTGCAACGGCTGATTCGAGCTTTTGTTAATGTGTCCGACGAAGTTATCGAAGCCATTGGTCGTTTCGTTGTACACTTTGCGAAGGCGCACCATGTCAAACCAGGTGATCTGCTCGTAGCACAGCTCGTGCCACCGCTCGCGCCATACGGCCTCCCGGAAAGTAGACTGCGTGTAAGTCCCCAAAGCGGGAGTCGTCAGCGTAGCGCGGTCGCGGATGCGTTTGAATGCGTCGTAAGCGGCCTGTGTTGGTCCACCCACTTCGTTTTGCGCTTCGGCGTACATCAACAACACTTCGGCATACCGGATCTGGGGTACGTTCAGGTTATTGTTACGCGTTGGCGTAGCACCCGGCGTTCCGTTGGCGGTCCGGTTGAAATGTTTGAAGATGTAGGGCGCATTCAGGTTGAACTGCTCACCTGTACCATTGGTGTAGTACGTCGTGTAGAAGTACCCAACCTGGTCTTTGGCCCGCAGATCGCCCGCTTCGTATGAATTGTAGAACGCAGGCGTAGGCACTGTACTTCCCGTACCACCCGGGCCATTGTACGTAACCGGTTTAAAGTTCGGGTACATATTGTCCATCGGGTTAGCAGCGACCAGCGTGTTGTACTGAAGCATGTAGATGTGCTCCAGGCGATTCTTCGTGCTTTCCTTGTGCACATCCTCATACGTCGTGAACAGGTTGATCGTCGTTGGATTCGCGTTGGCATACGTGATCACTTCGAACGATTTATCGGCGGCCAGTTTATAATACGCAGCGCCTTTGTTCAGCGGCTGTCCGGCCATGGTCAGATATACCCGCGCCAGCTGTGATTTAACCGCTGCCAGGTTCACCCGGCCACTTACGTCCGTCCAGGCCAGACCAGCGGCTTCGGCAGCCGTCAAGTCTTCCACAATCAGTTTATACACATCCTCCTGCGATGACCGCTTTGGCTGAAAATCCTCCGACGTAGCGGTTTGCGGTTTCGTGACCAGCGGAATATCACCCCATAGACGCACAGCGGTGAAATAAGCCGTCGCCCGCAGGAATCGCGCTTCTCCCAGAATTTTAGCTTTTTGAGCCGCATCCATTGGCGTAATGCCCGGCACCTTGTCGATTGTCTGGTTGGCCTGGGCAATTACCCGGTACAGCCCATTCCAGTAGTTGACAACGTGTGCCGTATTACCATCATAAACCAGTCCATACAGGTTATTCAGGTCGGAGTTCTGGGCGGTTTCGGTCGTCGATGTACCCGTTACCGCTTCGAGCAGCTGCCAGTTGGAGGAGAAGATACCCGCTCCATCACCAAAAAACCGGAGGTTATCGTACACGGCAGCCAGAGCCGCTTCGGCGTGATCGGGAATCGTATAGAAGTTATCGGGCGTTAGGTTAGAGGGCGCTTTTTCAACCAGAAAATCAGAGCAGCCCACCGGTCCCAGCAGCAACATCGCTCCGCCGATCACCACCCTGCTCATTTGTTTAAACACTGTATACTTCATTGTTACTATCGTTTGAATACGAATGCTGTCGTTTGATTAAAGACCGATTTGCAGGCCTAACATGTACGTAGTTGGCTTTGGATAATTGTGCCAGATCTGACCTTGTGAAAAAGCACTGCTATCGTTACCCTGGTTGGTTGGCGTTACTTCCGGATCGCCGATGATTTTGTCATGGACTAAGAGGAAGAAGTTCTGCGCCGTGGCATACAACCGGAGACGGTTCAGCTTGAGCCGGTTGGTCAACTCAGCGGGGAATGTGTATCCAACCAGCAGGTTTTTACCACGCAGGAACGACCCGTCTTTCACCCAGTGGCTATCAACGTTCGTTACGTAGCCAGCACGGGTATCACGGATTTCGGCGATCGGTGTGTTCTGGTTCGTTGATGTCCAGGCGTTCAGTACGCTTTTGTAGCTGTTAGCCAATGCCTGACGGTCTTCGCTCGCGTGCAGGTTCATCAACATGACATCGTTACCCTGCGAAAACTGAAGTTCAAGTGTCAGATCGACGTTTTTGTAACGCAAGCTGTTAGTAAAGGCTCCCCAGAATTTTGGGCTACCGTTACCGATAATGCTACGGTCGGCATCGGTGATCGCTTTATCGCCATTCACGTCCAGGTATTTGATGTCACCCGGCAGAATCGTCAGCCCGTTCCGGTAGCTGGTAAATTTAGCAGCCTCTTCACGTTCGGCTTCGCTCCACGTTCCCAGGCGAGTAAGTCCCCAGAAGGAACCAACCGCTTCGCCAACACGGATGATGTTGGTCTGGTTGGTAAAGTTCGGTCCACCCACGCCGAAGATATCCGATGGGGTAGCCAGCGACAGAACTTTGTTCCTATTGAACGAAATGTTAAATGTGGTATTCCACTGGAAACCGCCCCGATCAATGTTAACCGTATTCAACCCAAATTCAAAGCCCTGGTTCTGCATCGATCCAACGTTCCGGCGAATGGTTGCGTAGCCGCTCGTACGGGGTACGGGAGCATCCAGCAGCATGTCGGTCGTTTTCCGATAGTAGTAATCGGCTTCAAGTGTGATCCGGCCTTTCAGTAACCCTAACTCTACACCAACATCAGTTTGAGCCGTTTTTTCCCAGCGAAGATCGGGGTTAGCCAACCGGCTGATACCGGTTCCACCATAACGGGCATCATTGTAAACGGTAGCATAGTTCGAGCTAAGCAATGCCAGCGATGTATAAGCCGGAATTTCGGAGTTACCCGTCAGACCGTAGCTCGTGCGTATTTTCAGGTTAGAAACGACCGGATTACCTTTCAGGAAGCTTTCTTCCGAAACACGCCAGGCCACGGCCGCCGATGGGAAGAAGGCAAACTTGTGGTTTTCCCCGAACTTAGACGATCCATCAGCCCGACCCGTGAAGGTAAACAGGTATCGTTCTTTGAAATTGTAATTGATCCGTCCGAAATACGAGTTAAATGCGTTTCGGTCAGCGAACGAAGATACACTGGGGAGCGTACTACCGGCACCTAAGTTATTGAAGGTGAAATAGTCAGTGGCAAAGTTCCGTACGCTGGCACCCATGCCGAAACGATCCGTTGCCTGCCACGAAATACCCAACAGAGCCGTGATGGCATTATCCGCATTGATCTGCTTGTTATACGTCAGGTAATTTTCCAGCGACCAGAACGTCGTACGCGTATTGTTGGCACTAGCAGTTCCGTTGGCACCTATGTCCAGTGTCCGTGTCTGCGACTGAAGAACTTCCTGCGTTTGCACGTTAGCGCCCAGGACTGTTCTCATCTCCAGTCCTTTCGCTAGGTTGATATTTGTATACAGACTTCCGATGGTTGTCTGCGTATTGAGATTGTATTTACGATCCATCAGCCGGTGTACCGAGCTCATAGTACCTTCCGCATAAGGATAATCCCGGTTCTCCGCGTATTTACCATCCGAATACTTCACCGGTAGAAAGGGGAAATCCTCAACGATCTGCCGGGCCACCGCGTCATTGATATCGACAAGGTTTTCTGCCTGGTTGTTGTAGCTCAGCGTACCGCCAATTTTCAGCCATTTTTTCACCTGATCATCAATCGTGAACCGGCCTGAATACCGCTTCAGATACGATGTCTTGATAAGGCCCTGATCATCCCGGTAACCCAGTGACAGCGCATACTGTGTACGCTCATTACCGCCACTGAATCCTAACTGATGACTTTGGGAAAGCTTGTTCTGCGATGACTCCTTAAACCAATCCGTATCATACAGTGGGTTCAGGTTGCTATCAAAGACGCCCGGATGAGCGGCACTGAATGCAGCCCGTCTCACTTTTGGGTCCAGATAGGTCCATTTTCCGGCAGCCCAGCCGACGGGATCATACTTTGCCATGTTGGCATAAGCCAAATCTTCCGTTGCCAGATACTCCTTCGCGTTCAATACCTGCGGCTTGTTGGGACCAATGGTGTTTACGCTGAAGGTACCGTCGTAAGTAACCCGGCCTTCGCCCGATTTCCCTTTGCGGGTCTGCACCAGAATAACACCGTTGGCTCCTCTGGCCCCGTAAATAGCAGTCGATGAAGCATCTTTCAAGACTTCAACCGAGACAATATCGCTGGGGTTAATGTAGTCAATCGGGCTGCTGAACTGATCTCCCGTCGTTTGCGGCAGCATAACGCCATCAACCACATACAAGGGGTTGTTAGACGAGTTGATAGAGCTAAAGCCCCGAATACGAATAGTAGTCCGTCCACCAGGGCGACCCGAGTTCGTGTTTACCTGCACACCGGGCATCCGTCCCGATAGGGCCTGGTTCAGCGATGGCGCGGGGCGTTCCATAAGCTGGGCTTCTTTCACCCCAGCAACGGCACCGGTCAAATCCGATTTTTTCGTCGTACCATACCCGATAACGACAATTTCGTCAAGAACCTTACTGTCGGTCTGGAGGGACAAATTGATCGTAGCCTGCGCACCTACCCGCACTTCTTTAGGCAGGTAACCCACAAACGAAAATACCAGCACCGCTTCATTGTTCGGCACATCAAGTTTATACTGACCATCAGCATCAGTAACCGTACCCCGCTGAGATCCTTTCACGACGATACTCACACCGGGCAACGAGGCATTAGCCTCATCCGTAACCCGACCTGATACCGTGCGGTCAAACAAATTCGCCGTTAAATGAACAGTACGATTTCCGCCTGCTTTCCCTACCAGGGGAGTCGTTGCGGCATAGGTGAGCGTTGTACAGAAAAGAAAAAGGAGACTTTGTGTAGAGGACAGCCTCAACATCCGCACAAGACTGGCTTGCGGGCGTAAAAGTTTTTGCATAAATTTTTCAATCGCCAGAACGATTGGTTTAGGTTTGGACAATAAAAAATGTCTAGAGCAACCACACTCTGGCGTAAGAAATACGTATTCGTGTCTAACTACTCATCGATTATTAAAAATTTTTAATAAAATTTTTAGTTTTTCTTAACCGGCGCTTACCCGATAGGCATAGGGTCTTGTAAAACAGAAGTTTACGATTTTTTCTCAATTTTTCTTGATTAGAACACATCTGCGTTAAGCAGGTGTGTAAAAAATGATCCTTTAAAACCGCAGCTTTAAAGGATCAATAAATAGTAGCTTTAGGTTAATAAACTATCACCATAAATGTAGAAAATGTCACCTTATTTTAGCCAATTTTCTATCATTCAGCGTATTGTATTACGTCCCTATCGCTCTGCATTATCATGGGTTTTACTCGCTCCTTAGTAGTCAACAGCCGAGACAATGACGTAGTTGTCGTTCCGGGTGATTCCGTAAAAGATCAGCCTGTCTTTAGCACTCCGGTCGATGGCAAACGCCTGGCCTTCGCTAATGGTCTGAATAGTTTTCACGTACTGTAGCGTATGCCCGCGATCGGGTAACTTCAGGACATACAGTTCGGGCTTATCATGACCAGTGCAGTAAATCAATCCGTCTTTCCCCCAAGTTCCACCCGAGGTGCTTTTAGGCGAAAACGCTTGCAGGACAATAGCCGGAAATGTCCAGGCTTCTACCTGCTGCCAGCTTTCCGTAAACTTCACCAGGGTGGTCCAGCGATTATCACGCCCTTCAGCAGACGCCTTATCGGAGTAATTCGCGAAAGCAACCCACCAGTTACCCTGGTAGAAATCGGCCCAGGTGGCGGAGCCGGGAAACAGGCCAAAACTATGGCTACCAATGTGCTGAAGTGTACCCGCGTCGAAGATTTCCAGCGAACTCGCCATCGGCACATCCGGATAGTTGGACTGGGTACAGTAGAGCTTTTTTCCAATGACCACGCCACTGTTCATATGCTTGAGCTGCCCGGTTGTGTCGGTCCAGGCCGCGACCTGCCTGCCCTCTGTTTTCGTATGCTTCGTTAGAGAGTGGTTATTGATAACGTAAAAGTGGTTCCGATCGACGGCCACACCCTGCCGTACTTCGTTCAGTTGAAAACGTCTGAGCTCCGTGGCTTTCTGCCCGTAGCTGATGAAAGCGTGACCTGCCAGTATAGAACTGACAATTAATAAGATACGGTAGCGAAGATGCATGGGGCTACTTTTGCGGTGAGGGTTAGAATTGGCAGTACATATCGGCAAATCGGTTTATCACAGCGACCCGTTCTTTTAAATACCTCGGACTTAAAAAATAGTTGGACCAGTCATCGAAGTTTTCAGCAGCAAAACCAACGTAAAAAATCCAGAACAGCACCCCTAAAAACGGAATCGCATCCAGTTCCTCATCTGATAAAGCGCGTACCTCTTTGTAGCCGTCAATAAAGACCGCAAACTGACGATCACCTTCCTCTTTCGTTAGCCTACCCGTGGCGGAATGAATGAAGAAGTGGATCAGGAACGAAGCCAGATCATTCGCCAGAAAACCTTTACCGGCAAAGTCGAAGTCGAAAAGCGTGAATGTATCACCATCAAAATGGAAGTTTTTGGGCAGGTAATCGTAGTGGCAGTAGCCGTAACTGAAGGCCGACGTAGTCAACGTTGCCATCTTTTTCTCGACCTGATCACCCAGCTCCAGTAGGCGGTGGTAATCGTCCAGCCCATCGGTAAACCACGGCTTCACCAGCCGAAGCGGTCGATGAAGCATGGTCTCTATGTTGTATTTCTTGCGTTCGTGCGACAACTCAATGCGGGAGGTGATGTTGTGATTGACCGCCATCTCATTACCGATCACCCGCAATTGTTCATCCGTGAAATCATAAACGCTCTTTCCGCTGGCGAAGTAAAATAATACGCCATGCCGTATACCCTCCGCAGCAGTGAACGCCTGAATCTGTTCACCGTCTACAGCACGAACGGGATGAGAAACCTTCGCTCCCTGCTCATTCAGGATATTCAGCAGCTCAACTTCGCCTTTTATCTCCTCTAGACTCCGGTGCGAACTGCGGTATATTTTCAGAACGTATCGAGGCTGTGAATCCTCCAGCACGTACGTATCGCTGACCCCATGCAGCAAAAAACGACAGGTCAGCCCGCTAAATCCGTAGCTTTTTTCGACACTATCTTTTAAAGCCGACGACGATAACGTTGAATATTGGGTGGGAAAAATATCCATTCCGGCTGTATATGCTGTGGTTTGAGGGGCATGAAGTAACGTGAACGGTCGGCCGTTGTAACCCGCGAAGCCGACCGTCCACGCTACGATTAACGCTTATAAATAGACCGGCTGTCCAGTGCGGACTGATTCGTCGCAGGCAAAAGCGACCTCAAGGCTACTTACGGCATCCTGCATGTGATCGGTTAAGTCGAGGTTCTCCTGAACGGCCTTCAGAAAATACCGTTGTTCCCGGTTACACAATTCCTGGTGGTCGGGTTCATCCTGCATATCGATCCAGGTATCCGCTTCCGCAAACTGATCGTCGGCCGTTAGCGCAGCTCGGTGTACCCGCAGTGATTCGGTTTTGGTATGCGAATCAACGTTGTCGGATTTTCCGGCAGCTCCGGCGTTCTTGGCCACAATCGATACGCAGCCGTTCGGTCCGATCACGTCTTTAACAAAAAACGCGGTTTCGCTCATCATGGGTCCCCAACCCGCTTCGTACCAACCCACGGAACCGTCTTCGAACCGGATTTGTAACTGACCGTAGTTGTAGTTACCAGCCGGAATATCGTTGGTCA of Spirosoma agri contains these proteins:
- a CDS encoding fasciclin domain-containing protein — translated: MIQSIHTYFRQSTLLLLLAAAPFFVSCSTNTPDPVATTPPTSGTVTTPGTGTTTTPGTSTTATPGTTVVSSVTYIAQKDNLNLLEAAIVRAGLTADFNKEGITIFAPSDDAFKAAGYANEAAVSAAPAADLQRILRYHVVGSRIDQSAIPTGVNTSYQTSLADNQISVYKTSASDISVNQAKIIQGDNPTTGSVVHIINQVLMPPSVNLIALAKTNTNLSFLAAAIDRAGSSVQDVLNKNTQNGYTLFAPTNDAFKAAGYADEAAIKAADQKKLSDLLLYHVLTYRAFAQTFQNGADIVTAQGTSVRINSSNGKVTLLGKGNGSTAANVTQADQVASNGIIHVIDRVLLAQ
- a CDS encoding substrate-binding domain-containing protein, which codes for MLGIVAGSCTSSTPDKTYRIGFSQRTGSDTWRKTMLESMNQELAFTPEIEFIVKDAGGQSARQVSQIQELMDQRVDLLIVSPNAAQPITPIVEKAYQQGMPVIVLDRRTASDQYTAYVGADNVEVGRTAGVRASALLNGLGNIVEIGESPGSSADIDRHRGFMEAIGSHPGVRLIAKLEGDWDRQSFAEKLTRLLKSQPTIQLIFAQNDRTALKAYQVCQQLGLARQVKIIGVDGLPGKNEGIDLVDQGILNATVLYPTGGKEAIRTAVAILKKQPFKRENRLPTTLIDSSNVRIMKLQTDKLTEQQRDIEKQSQRIDELTQTYSSQKNTLYLTLVSLLVVISLGGWAFYLVRSKQTAYQTLEKQNQEILDQKDKIEAVSQQARLATEEKLRFYSYISHEFNTPLSLILTPTEDLLSKKNVSTHDLKSNLSLVQKNAYRLLRLIDQMLDLRKTDAGKQRLHTSEQDIIAFIQDIVHDFRQKAEKQRIDLQFISAKSNLPVWFDTEKLDKVIVNLLSNAFKYTPKGGLIHLRLDVLNEQVRIQVEDNGDGMTPDEQTHAFDLFYSGTKPFNLSKGLGLALSMEFIQLHQGELCVQSELGKGTTFTIRLPLGNRHLAPEEMDGPISRGAITQSMVAQQRTLADMADSDEVTEPITLSGRQAGTLLVVEDNDDLRTFLVDRLGGEFDIIAESTGEKAWERTLDLIPDLIISDVMLPGMDGLQLTQRVKADLRTSHIPIILLTAKGQMEQRIEGTRAGADAYITKPFNTTYLLETLRTILLNREKWQRRYASDFLSTTSAGNREDKKFLNELTVLIEQNLSDPAFGVEKLSREMGLSRVQLYRKVQALLDMNVIDYLAEIRLKKAKNLLRETTKPMAEIAYETGFSSPAYFTTFFKQHAQKTPSEYRKSSVSA
- a CDS encoding RagB/SusD family nutrient uptake outer membrane protein, with the protein product MSRVVIGGAMLLLGPVGCSDFLVEKAPSNLTPDNFYTIPDHAEAALAAVYDNLRFFGDGAGIFSSNWQLLEAVTGTSTTETAQNSDLNNLYGLVYDGNTAHVVNYWNGLYRVIAQANQTIDKVPGITPMDAAQKAKILGEARFLRATAYFTAVRLWGDIPLVTKPQTATSEDFQPKRSSQEDVYKLIVEDLTAAEAAGLAWTDVSGRVNLAAVKSQLARVYLTMAGQPLNKGAAYYKLAADKSFEVITYANANPTTINLFTTYEDVHKESTKNRLEHIYMLQYNTLVAANPMDNMYPNFKPVTYNGPGGTGSTVPTPAFYNSYEAGDLRAKDQVGYFYTTYYTNGTGEQFNLNAPYIFKHFNRTANGTPGATPTRNNNLNVPQIRYAEVLLMYAEAQNEVGGPTQAAYDAFKRIRDRATLTTPALGTYTQSTFREAVWRERWHELCYEQITWFDMVRLRKVYNETTNGFDNFVGHINKSSNQPLQEKHLLFPLGRQEMLNNPNLRPQNPGYPGV
- a CDS encoding SusC/RagA family TonB-linked outer membrane protein — translated: MQKLLRPQASLVRMLRLSSTQSLLFLFCTTLTYAATTPLVGKAGGNRTVHLTANLFDRTVSGRVTDEANASLPGVSIVVKGSQRGTVTDADGQYKLDVPNNEAVLVFSFVGYLPKEVRVGAQATINLSLQTDSKVLDEIVVIGYGTTKKSDLTGAVAGVKEAQLMERPAPSLNQALSGRMPGVQVNTNSGRPGGRTTIRIRGFSSINSSNNPLYVVDGVMLPQTTGDQFSSPIDYINPSDIVSVEVLKDASSTAIYGARGANGVILVQTRKGKSGEGRVTYDGTFSVNTIGPNKPQVLNAKEYLATEDLAYANMAKYDPVGWAAGKWTYLDPKVRRAAFSAAHPGVFDSNLNPLYDTDWFKESSQNKLSQSHQLGFSGGNERTQYALSLGYRDDQGLIKTSYLKRYSGRFTIDDQVKKWLKIGGTLSYNNQAENLVDINDAVARQIVEDFPFLPVKYSDGKYAENRDYPYAEGTMSSVHRLMDRKYNLNTQTTIGSLYTNINLAKGLEMRTVLGANVQTQEVLQSQTRTLDIGANGTASANNTRTTFWSLENYLTYNKQINADNAITALLGISWQATDRFGMGASVRNFATDYFTFNNLGAGSTLPSVSSFADRNAFNSYFGRINYNFKERYLFTFTGRADGSSKFGENHKFAFFPSAAVAWRVSEESFLKGNPVVSNLKIRTSYGLTGNSEIPAYTSLALLSSNYATVYNDARYGGTGISRLANPDLRWEKTAQTDVGVELGLLKGRITLEADYYYRKTTDMLLDAPVPRTSGYATIRRNVGSMQNQGFEFGLNTVNIDRGGFQWNTTFNISFNRNKVLSLATPSDIFGVGGPNFTNQTNIIRVGEAVGSFWGLTRLGTWSEAEREEAAKFTSYRNGLTILPGDIKYLDVNGDKAITDADRSIIGNGSPKFWGAFTNSLRYKNVDLTLELQFSQGNDVMLMNLHASEDRQALANSYKSVLNAWTSTNQNTPIAEIRDTRAGYVTNVDSHWVKDGSFLRGKNLLVGYTFPAELTNRLKLNRLRLYATAQNFFLLVHDKIIGDPEVTPTNQGNDSSAFSQGQIWHNYPKPTTYMLGLQIGL
- a CDS encoding phosphotransferase enzyme family protein; protein product: MDIFPTQYSTLSSSALKDSVEKSYGFSGLTCRFLLHGVSDTYVLEDSQPRYVLKIYRSSHRSLEEIKGEVELLNILNEQGAKVSHPVRAVDGEQIQAFTAAEGIRHGVLFYFASGKSVYDFTDEQLRVIGNEMAVNHNITSRIELSHERKKYNIETMLHRPLRLVKPWFTDGLDDYHRLLELGDQVEKKMATLTTSAFSYGYCHYDYLPKNFHFDGDTFTLFDFDFAGKGFLANDLASFLIHFFIHSATGRLTKEEGDRQFAVFIDGYKEVRALSDEELDAIPFLGVLFWIFYVGFAAENFDDWSNYFLSPRYLKERVAVINRFADMYCQF